One genomic region from Methanocaldococcus fervens AG86 encodes:
- the cobY gene encoding adenosylcobinamide-phosphate guanylyltransferase: MDALVMAGGKGTRMGNVEKPIVKVCGKCLIDYVLYPLLSSKVKNIFVAVSPNTPKTKEYVIKNYCDYKNISVVETSGKDYINDLNECMKYFSEPFLVVSSDLINLTSKIINSIVDYFYYIKSKNPDVEAIAVMLPKKIYPNPSIDFNGLVPVGINVVSPKHEYQKEEIMAIEDLIFNINTKDDLKFAEMLLKNQQNSEG, encoded by the coding sequence ATGGATGCCTTAGTTATGGCTGGTGGTAAAGGGACGAGAATGGGGAATGTTGAAAAGCCAATAGTTAAAGTTTGTGGTAAATGCCTTATAGATTATGTGCTATACCCTTTATTAAGTTCAAAGGTAAAAAATATATTTGTTGCTGTATCTCCAAACACGCCAAAAACTAAAGAATATGTAATTAAAAATTATTGCGATTATAAAAATATCTCAGTTGTAGAGACTTCTGGTAAAGATTATATAAATGATTTAAATGAATGCATGAAATATTTTTCAGAGCCATTTTTAGTTGTTAGCTCTGATTTGATTAACTTAACATCGAAAATTATTAATAGTATAGTTGATTACTTTTACTATATTAAATCTAAAAATCCAGATGTCGAGGCAATAGCTGTTATGCTTCCCAAAAAAATATATCCCAACCCATCAATAGATTTTAATGGCTTAGTTCCTGTAGGGATAAATGTTGTATCGCCAAAGCATGAATATCAAAAAGAAGAGATTATGGCTATTGAGGATTTAATATTTAACATTAATACAAAAGATGATTTAAAATTTGCTGAAATGCTTTTAAAAAATCAACAAAATTCTGAGGGATAA